In Emcibacteraceae bacterium, a single window of DNA contains:
- a CDS encoding replication-associated recombination protein A, with the protein MSDLFEKAGLDEGAPRPLADRLRPGKIEDVVGQGHLTDPNGTLGRMLKAGHLSSIIFWGPPGTGKTTTARLLAENVNLYFEQISAVFSGVADLRKCFEAAKARRKTGQGTLLFVDEIHRFNRSQQDGFLPYVEDGTIVLVGATTENPSFELNAALLSRMQVLTLNRLDNRAMEELLKRAEKLESKELPLTAEARALLYNMADGDGRYLLNLAEILLGLEFDADLDPNSLLQILQKRAPVYDKDREGHYNLISALHKSLRGSDTDAALYWAARMLAGGEEPLYILRRLVRFAVEDIGLADPQAVIQANAAREVYEFLGSPEGEIAIAQAVIYLGTAPKSNAVYKAQKASFRRAKETGSLNPPMHILNAPTKMMKEMGYGKDYQYDHDTEDGFSGQNYFPDNLPREEFYKPVTRGFEREIQKRLDYWKKLRSEKS; encoded by the coding sequence ATGAGTGACTTATTTGAAAAAGCCGGTCTGGATGAAGGGGCTCCACGTCCTCTTGCGGATCGGTTGCGCCCAGGAAAGATTGAAGACGTTGTTGGGCAGGGGCATCTGACTGATCCCAATGGAACTTTGGGTCGTATGTTAAAGGCCGGGCATTTATCGTCCATAATTTTCTGGGGTCCCCCAGGAACAGGAAAGACCACCACAGCAAGATTGCTGGCCGAAAATGTAAATCTTTATTTCGAGCAGATATCGGCTGTTTTTTCAGGCGTTGCCGATTTAAGGAAATGTTTTGAAGCCGCGAAGGCAAGGCGCAAAACCGGACAGGGAACGCTGCTATTCGTTGATGAGATTCACCGGTTTAACCGTTCTCAACAGGATGGATTTTTACCCTATGTTGAGGATGGAACCATCGTTCTGGTTGGGGCGACGACGGAAAACCCGTCTTTTGAGCTGAATGCCGCGTTGCTTTCACGGATGCAGGTTTTGACCCTGAACAGGCTTGATAACCGTGCGATGGAGGAGCTTTTAAAAAGGGCCGAAAAGCTGGAAAGTAAAGAGCTGCCTTTAACTGCAGAAGCCAGAGCCCTTTTATATAATATGGCTGACGGTGATGGTCGCTATCTGCTTAATCTGGCAGAAATATTACTGGGTCTTGAATTTGATGCTGATCTTGACCCCAATTCACTGTTGCAGATTTTACAGAAGCGCGCTCCCGTTTATGATAAAGACCGCGAAGGTCATTATAATCTGATTTCTGCCCTTCATAAATCCTTGCGTGGCTCCGACACTGATGCAGCGCTTTACTGGGCAGCACGTATGCTGGCAGGTGGTGAGGAGCCACTATATATCCTCAGGAGGCTTGTTCGCTTTGCGGTGGAAGATATCGGTCTTGCTGATCCGCAGGCTGTGATACAGGCAAATGCCGCCCGCGAAGTATATGAATTTCTTGGCTCACCCGAAGGGGAGATAGCGATCGCCCAGGCGGTTATTTACCTGGGGACAGCACCGAAATCCAATGCAGTATATAAAGCACAAAAAGCATCATTCCGAAGAGCAAAAGAAACCGGCTCTTTAAACCCGCCGATGCATATTCTGAATGCACCGACAAAAATGATGAAGGAAATGGGATATGGCAAGGATTACCAATATGACCATGATACAGAGGACGGGTTCTCAGGACAAAACTATTTTCCGGATAATCTGCCGCGGGAAGAATTTTACAAACCCGTAACCAGAGGGTTTGAGAGAGAAATCCAGAAACGGCTTGATTATTGGAAAAAGCTCAGGTCAGAAAAAAGCTAA
- a CDS encoding cyclopropane-fatty-acyl-phospholipid synthase family protein — protein MFPLSIFLNKLIKQGTLNVIDAEGKTHKFSGSPDPEITIRLHNKSVKWKLFFWPDLKAGESYMDGSLTIEPPHTVYDFLAFITKNMEWRPDNPFHLMGGDPYSRFKGWLGQMNKAAKAKDNVAHHYDLSDDLYDLFLDANRQYSSAVFKYPDDSLEQAQINKMDLITNKLLLKPDHKVLDIGCGWGGLSLHINKRTGASVTGVTLSEEQLKVANGNAEKIDGVHFELCDYRNVKEKFDRVVSVGMFEHVGRSQYNTYFKKIYECLKDDGVALVHTIARADGPGETDPWTKKYIFPGGYAPALSEIAPAIEKSGLYITDVEILRLHYAKTLCEWRKRVEENREKIIELYDDRFLRMWEFYLASAECAFRNLGHVVMQFQLAKKQDNVPLHRSYLCS, from the coding sequence ATGTTTCCATTATCAATATTCTTAAATAAGCTCATCAAACAGGGTACTTTAAATGTTATCGATGCAGAAGGAAAAACACATAAATTTTCCGGAAGCCCTGACCCGGAAATTACGATCAGACTTCATAATAAATCCGTGAAATGGAAATTATTCTTCTGGCCAGATCTTAAGGCCGGAGAATCCTATATGGATGGCAGTCTGACGATAGAACCGCCTCATACTGTATATGATTTTCTTGCTTTCATAACAAAGAATATGGAATGGCGGCCGGATAATCCGTTCCACCTTATGGGCGGTGATCCATATAGCCGTTTCAAAGGATGGCTCGGGCAAATGAATAAAGCTGCCAAAGCCAAAGATAACGTCGCTCATCATTATGATCTGTCCGATGATCTTTATGATTTATTTCTGGATGCCAACCGGCAATATTCTTCAGCAGTCTTCAAATATCCGGATGACAGTCTTGAACAGGCACAGATTAATAAAATGGATCTGATCACCAATAAGCTGCTTTTAAAACCGGACCATAAAGTGCTTGATATTGGCTGTGGCTGGGGTGGGTTAAGTCTTCATATCAACAAGCGGACCGGCGCAAGCGTAACCGGCGTAACGTTAAGTGAAGAACAATTAAAGGTCGCGAATGGCAATGCTGAAAAAATTGACGGTGTTCATTTTGAGCTTTGTGATTATCGTAATGTGAAAGAAAAATTTGACCGTGTGGTCTCTGTTGGCATGTTCGAGCATGTCGGACGCAGTCAATATAATACCTATTTCAAAAAAATATATGAATGTCTGAAAGATGATGGTGTAGCTCTTGTCCACACCATAGCCCGTGCTGACGGACCGGGGGAAACAGACCCCTGGACCAAAAAATATATTTTCCCGGGCGGTTATGCACCTGCCCTTTCCGAAATTGCTCCGGCCATTGAAAAAAGCGGCCTTTATATTACCGATGTTGAGATTTTAAGACTTCATTATGCCAAGACATTATGCGAATGGCGAAAACGGGTTGAAGAGAACAGAGAAAAAATTATCGAGCTTTATGACGATCGTTTTTTAAGAATGTGGGAATTTTATCTCGCCAGTGCAGAATGCGCTTTCAGAAATCTTGGTCATGTGGTCATGCAATTTCAACTGGCGAAAAAACAGGATAATGTACCGCTTCATCGCAGCTATCTCTGCAGTTAG
- a CDS encoding ATP12 family protein, which translates to MKRFYKQVTVEKENGGYFVLLDGKKVKTPEKSPCLMPTRKMAEAVAKEWDDQDKDIKPATMPIFKLVNTAIDRVGKRREELINEMISFAGSDQLCYRAEAPDTLVELQNSMWNPLLDWLKDQFDIKLKLSTGIIFVEQDRVQLDKFRIIFEKMESFELTALYTMITVTGSVTVGLSLFSGHQSLEQAWEAGHLDENFQASEWGIDEEAERRRSALKTELANADYFLKLTRGQETKK; encoded by the coding sequence ATGAAAAGATTTTATAAACAAGTAACCGTAGAAAAGGAAAACGGCGGGTATTTTGTATTACTGGATGGAAAAAAAGTAAAAACGCCAGAAAAAAGCCCTTGTCTCATGCCTACCCGGAAAATGGCAGAAGCCGTTGCCAAGGAATGGGATGATCAGGATAAGGATATAAAACCGGCGACTATGCCTATTTTTAAACTTGTAAATACGGCCATTGACCGAGTTGGAAAAAGAAGAGAAGAGCTGATCAATGAAATGATCAGCTTTGCCGGCAGTGATCAGCTTTGTTATCGTGCTGAAGCACCTGATACTCTTGTTGAATTACAGAACAGCATGTGGAATCCATTGCTGGACTGGTTAAAGGATCAATTTGACATAAAGCTAAAATTATCAACGGGCATAATTTTTGTTGAGCAGGATCGTGTGCAACTGGATAAATTTCGTATAATTTTTGAAAAAATGGAAAGTTTTGAGCTAACGGCCCTATATACCATGATCACTGTAACTGGCTCTGTAACAGTCGGGTTAAGTCTTTTCAGTGGTCACCAAAGCCTTGAACAGGCATGGGAAGCAGGCCATCTGGATGAGAATTTTCAAGCATCAGAATGGGGAATTGATGAAGAGGCGGAACGAAGAAGATCAGCATTAAAAACTGAGCTGGCAAATGCTGACTATTTTCTAAAACTGACCCGGGGGCAGGAAACAAAAAAATAA
- a CDS encoding RluA family pseudouridine synthase has translation MSGVTREYVKDSESDWRLDKWFKVHFPGLSYGRLSKILRKGEVRVDGKRVKANFRLEGGMEIRLPPLGKEERTQLDKPKAVNKISDDDAALMRNMVIYQDDSVIVLNKLPGLAVQGGTNTPRHVDGMLGALQGKSKEKPKLVHRIDKDTSGILVIARTAASAKKLTESFKKRKTNKIYWALVKGRPSQMEGVIQAPLDKEPGSRGERMAVSDDGKRAVTDFKMMDSAADTATWMAFRPVTGRTHQIRVHATLLGTPIVGDGKYGGKDAFIDGPVSRKLHLHARSLDIDHPDGGTLSVKAALPTHMKESWALFGFDDDDISDPFEEMDDV, from the coding sequence ATGTCTGGCGTAACACGTGAATATGTCAAGGACAGTGAAAGTGACTGGCGGCTTGATAAATGGTTTAAAGTTCATTTTCCAGGGCTTAGTTATGGACGATTGTCAAAAATCTTGCGTAAGGGTGAAGTGCGGGTTGACGGGAAACGGGTAAAGGCAAACTTTCGACTAGAAGGTGGTATGGAAATCAGACTTCCACCGCTGGGAAAGGAAGAAAGAACACAATTGGACAAACCCAAAGCGGTTAATAAAATCTCGGACGATGATGCAGCACTGATGCGCAATATGGTCATCTATCAGGATGACAGTGTTATTGTCCTGAACAAGTTACCGGGTCTGGCGGTACAGGGTGGGACAAATACTCCGCGTCATGTTGATGGTATGCTGGGCGCATTGCAGGGAAAATCAAAAGAAAAACCGAAACTGGTTCATCGGATAGATAAAGACACCAGCGGGATACTTGTCATCGCTCGCACGGCGGCAAGCGCAAAAAAACTTACCGAAAGTTTCAAAAAAAGAAAAACCAATAAAATATATTGGGCGTTGGTGAAGGGGCGGCCCAGCCAGATGGAGGGGGTCATTCAGGCGCCACTTGATAAGGAACCGGGGTCACGGGGGGAGCGAATGGCGGTTTCAGATGACGGAAAACGCGCGGTGACAGATTTTAAAATGATGGATAGTGCCGCAGATACGGCAACCTGGATGGCATTCAGACCCGTAACCGGCAGAACCCATCAGATCAGGGTCCATGCAACGTTGCTCGGAACGCCAATTGTCGGTGATGGTAAATATGGCGGCAAGGATGCTTTTATTGACGGTCCTGTCAGCAGGAAACTCCACTTGCATGCAAGATCGCTTGACATTGACCATCCGGATGGGGGCACTCTATCGGTTAAGGCGGCACTTCCCACCCACATGAAGGAAAGCTGGGCATTATTTGGTTTTGATGACGATGATATCAGTGACCCGTTTGAGGAAATGGATGATGTCTAG
- a CDS encoding Do family serine endopeptidase — MKKLMNYGFRYLSLLTLTLVLLNATAIAQNANNRRVPSSEAEVKLSYAPVVHNVAPAVVNIYTKRVIKTRTSPFLSDPFFSQFFGGTSTPRERIERSLGSGVIVRNDGVIVTNYHVIDGADEITVSLSDRREFEAEVILKDESADLAVLRITPRGAPLSVIEFSDSDDVQVGDLVLAIGNPFGVGQSVTSGIVSALARTQVGDDEYQFFIQTDAAVNPGNSGGALVGMDGKLVGINTSIYSRSGGSNGIGFAIPVRMVEFVLNAALTDGKIVRPWFGASGQAVSADIAESLGLDRPGGVLVDNVYPDSPAGRAGLEPGNVILSIDGEEIFDTQGLRYFIALGKVGGETTLKVLDGGKTRDVKVKLEVAPEDPPRNITVLRGDNIFENIQVGNLSPAFSNELGVSMFEKGVIILDIDRLSPVRRLNVLRPGDIFESIDGKEITSVEELQDVLDESGTDVSFAVRRQGGVIECIARGRGSYSCR; from the coding sequence ATGAAAAAATTGATGAATTATGGATTTCGATATTTATCACTTTTAACGTTAACATTAGTGCTCCTGAACGCTACGGCTATAGCGCAGAATGCCAACAACAGGCGGGTCCCGTCTTCGGAAGCTGAAGTGAAACTTTCCTACGCCCCGGTTGTCCATAATGTAGCGCCAGCCGTTGTGAATATTTATACGAAACGGGTTATCAAGACCCGGACGTCACCCTTTTTAAGTGATCCATTTTTCAGTCAGTTTTTTGGTGGAACCTCGACACCAAGAGAACGGATTGAAAGGTCCCTTGGTTCAGGTGTCATTGTCAGAAACGACGGTGTGATCGTTACCAATTATCATGTTATTGATGGGGCAGATGAAATAACCGTTTCTTTGTCAGACAGACGGGAATTCGAAGCAGAAGTCATCCTGAAAGATGAAAGTGCTGATCTGGCGGTCTTAAGAATTACACCCAGAGGGGCACCGCTCAGCGTGATTGAATTTAGCGACTCAGATGACGTTCAGGTCGGTGATCTGGTACTGGCCATTGGAAATCCGTTCGGCGTTGGCCAGTCGGTGACAAGTGGGATAGTATCCGCACTGGCCCGTACGCAGGTTGGGGATGATGAATATCAGTTTTTTATCCAGACCGATGCGGCAGTAAATCCAGGCAACAGTGGTGGTGCCCTAGTTGGTATGGACGGCAAACTGGTTGGCATTAATACATCAATATATTCGCGAAGTGGCGGCTCAAATGGTATCGGGTTTGCCATTCCGGTCAGAATGGTTGAATTTGTTTTAAATGCTGCTTTAACGGATGGAAAAATTGTCCGCCCCTGGTTTGGCGCAAGCGGACAGGCGGTTTCAGCGGATATTGCTGAAAGTCTTGGCCTTGACCGTCCAGGCGGTGTGCTGGTTGATAATGTATATCCTGATAGTCCGGCTGGTCGTGCGGGACTTGAACCAGGAAATGTCATTCTTTCCATTGATGGTGAAGAAATATTTGATACTCAGGGGCTTAGATATTTTATAGCGCTTGGTAAAGTCGGTGGGGAGACAACCCTTAAAGTTCTTGATGGTGGTAAAACACGTGATGTTAAGGTTAAGCTGGAAGTGGCACCGGAAGATCCACCCCGAAATATAACAGTTCTTAGGGGGGATAATATCTTTGAAAATATTCAGGTTGGTAACCTGTCACCTGCCTTTTCAAATGAATTGGGCGTGAGCATGTTTGAAAAAGGCGTTATCATTCTTGATATTGACCGGTTAAGTCCGGTAAGGCGATTGAATGTGCTTCGTCCAGGCGATATATTCGAATCAATTGATGGTAAGGAAATAACTTCTGTTGAAGAATTACAGGATGTTCTTGATGAATCAGGGACAGATGTTTCCTTCGCCGTAAGACGCCAAGGGGGCGTTATTGAATGTATCGCACGCGGACGAGGGAGCTATAGTTGCCGATGA
- the crcB gene encoding fluoride efflux transporter CrcB: MNMILAVAAGGAIGATGRFLVGRLMFNIMGPGFPWGTFTVNIVGSFLIGLLVELMALRMNLAHEWQGFIVVGILGGFTTFSSFSMEVGLMLERDQFYTAAIYIFGTMFAGIVALFAGIFAGRTVL; this comes from the coding sequence ATGAATATGATTTTAGCAGTTGCAGCAGGAGGGGCCATCGGTGCGACAGGGCGGTTTCTTGTCGGTCGACTGATGTTTAATATTATGGGGCCCGGCTTTCCATGGGGCACGTTTACGGTAAATATTGTTGGATCGTTCCTGATTGGATTATTGGTTGAATTAATGGCTCTTCGTATGAATCTGGCTCACGAATGGCAGGGATTTATTGTGGTTGGGATCCTTGGCGGGTTTACGACTTTTTCTTCCTTTTCAATGGAGGTCGGACTGATGCTCGAGCGTGATCAGTTCTACACAGCGGCTATTTATATCTTTGGCACCATGTTTGCCGGAATAGTCGCATTATTTGCCGGTATTTTTGCCGGCCGTACGGTTCTATAA
- a CDS encoding acetyl/propionyl/methylcrotonyl-CoA carboxylase subunit alpha, with protein MFKKILIANRGEIACRVIKTARKMGIATVAVYSDVDADALHVRMADEKVRIGPAPATDSYLDAEKIIAAAKTTGADSIHPGYGFLSENADFCEKLEAAGITFIGPNRNAIGVMGDKISSKKLAEKARVNTIPGYLGVIKDAEEAVKVANEIGYPVMLKASAGGGGKGMRVVYNDNEAREGFKSAVNEAKSSFGDDRVFAEKFIENPRHIEIQVLGDNHGNVIYLAERECSIQRRHQKVIEEAPSSFLHMETRVKMGNQSVALAKAVNYNSAGTVEFIVDKDQNFYFLEMNTRLQVEHPVTELVTGIDLVEQMIRVAAGESLSITQDKVMINGWAIEARVYAEDPLRGFLPSTGRVTNYIEPEQNENIRIDSGIFEGSEISIYYDPMISKVIAYGSDRDEAIAKLRLALDEYYIRGVGHNIAFLSDVLKSPRVQNGDISTKFIEEEYEDGFNGGSVSLEAWNIMIAVATTVHSCEVGRQSTISGRMNEESSSFSETWQVQIDGEVQPANFLMTQAGCNVITGGLVYSVETLWAPGMPVFSAVINDEKVSVEVEYLSDGYRLTYDGASEVIYVRSQREQELASYMIEKAPVDMSKYLQCPMPGLVVSIDVAEGEDVKEGQKLCVIEAMKMENILCAEQDGRVSKISAVAGGSLAVDEIIMEFE; from the coding sequence ATGTTTAAAAAAATTCTTATTGCAAACCGGGGGGAAATTGCCTGTCGTGTTATTAAAACGGCCCGAAAAATGGGTATTGCCACAGTGGCGGTTTATTCCGATGTGGATGCCGATGCCCTTCATGTCAGGATGGCGGATGAAAAAGTTCGTATTGGTCCTGCTCCTGCCACAGATAGTTATCTGGATGCAGAAAAAATAATTGCAGCCGCAAAAACCACAGGCGCGGATTCCATTCATCCGGGATATGGATTTTTATCGGAAAATGCAGATTTCTGTGAAAAGCTGGAAGCAGCGGGCATAACATTTATCGGTCCCAACAGGAACGCAATAGGTGTTATGGGGGATAAAATATCTTCAAAGAAGCTGGCGGAAAAAGCAAGGGTTAACACCATTCCCGGTTATCTTGGTGTCATTAAAGATGCTGAGGAAGCTGTAAAGGTCGCAAATGAAATCGGCTATCCTGTTATGTTAAAGGCATCAGCAGGCGGTGGCGGTAAAGGCATGCGTGTTGTCTATAATGACAACGAGGCAAGGGAAGGGTTTAAGTCTGCTGTCAACGAGGCAAAATCAAGTTTTGGCGATGATCGTGTTTTTGCCGAAAAATTCATTGAAAACCCAAGGCATATTGAAATTCAGGTGCTTGGTGATAATCATGGCAATGTGATTTATCTTGCGGAGCGGGAATGTTCAATTCAACGCAGGCATCAGAAGGTTATTGAGGAAGCACCCAGCTCGTTTCTGCATATGGAAACGCGCGTTAAAATGGGTAACCAGTCTGTCGCGCTGGCTAAAGCGGTAAATTATAATTCTGCCGGAACCGTCGAGTTTATTGTCGATAAGGACCAGAATTTCTATTTCCTTGAAATGAATACAAGGCTTCAGGTGGAGCATCCGGTAACCGAGCTGGTCACTGGGATAGATCTGGTGGAGCAGATGATTAGAGTAGCAGCAGGTGAAAGTCTGTCCATTACCCAGGATAAAGTCATGATCAACGGCTGGGCGATTGAAGCCCGTGTCTATGCGGAAGATCCGCTGCGTGGATTCCTGCCCTCAACCGGTCGGGTCACAAACTATATTGAGCCCGAGCAGAATGAAAATATTCGTATAGATAGCGGTATTTTTGAGGGAAGCGAAATCAGCATTTATTATGATCCGATGATATCCAAGGTCATTGCTTATGGGTCTGACCGTGATGAGGCAATAGCAAAATTACGACTTGCACTTGATGAATATTATATTCGTGGGGTCGGCCATAATATTGCATTCTTGTCTGACGTTCTTAAATCCCCGCGCGTTCAAAACGGTGACATTTCAACCAAATTTATTGAAGAAGAATATGAAGATGGCTTTAACGGTGGCAGTGTAAGCCTTGAAGCTTGGAATATAATGATTGCGGTGGCAACCACCGTTCATTCCTGTGAAGTAGGTCGCCAATCAACCATCAGCGGCCGAATGAACGAGGAAAGCAGTTCTTTTTCAGAAACCTGGCAGGTGCAGATTGATGGCGAAGTTCAGCCGGCGAATTTCCTGATGACACAGGCTGGCTGTAATGTCATTACGGGTGGTCTTGTCTATAGTGTGGAAACGCTATGGGCGCCGGGGATGCCAGTGTTTTCAGCGGTCATCAATGATGAAAAAGTAAGCGTTGAAGTTGAATATCTTTCAGACGGCTACCGTCTGACTTATGACGGGGCCAGTGAGGTTATATACGTCAGAAGCCAGAGAGAACAGGAACTGGCATCCTATATGATTGAAAAAGCCCCGGTTGATATGTCAAAATATCTGCAATGTCCAATGCCGGGCCTTGTCGTTTCAATTGATGTGGCCGAAGGCGAAGACGTAAAAGAAGGACAGAAGCTTTGTGTCATTGAGGCTATGAAAATGGAAAATATACTTTGTGCAGAACAGGATGGCAGAGTATCCAAAATTTCAGCAGTGGCAGGGGGAAGCCTTGCTGTTGACGAAATCATAATGGAATTTGAGTGA
- the fbaA gene encoding class II fructose-bisphosphate aldolase has product MALKPGVVCGDEYIELVNACKEGGYALAAVNCVGTNSVNAVMEAAAKNKSDVIIQLSNGGSQFYAGQGMEDTFQAKVLGAVSAAQHVHLLAEHYGVCVVLHTDHANRKLVPWVDALVDHSEHYYKQHGKALYSSHMLDLSEEAIDENLNECARMLERMSKINMSLEIELGITGGEEDGVGHDIEEGADSSHLYTQPEDVLKAYDLLTPIGHFSVAASFGNVHGVYKPGNVKLRPEILKNSQALVSKTHSTGSKPLNLVFHGGSGSEKDKIAEAISYGVFKMNIDTDTQFAFANGVGKYVDEHGNAFKFQIDPDDGTPLKKFYDPRKWLRAGEQSFVARLDEAFEDLGSAGRSLAK; this is encoded by the coding sequence ATGGCACTAAAACCAGGCGTAGTTTGCGGCGATGAATATATTGAGCTCGTAAATGCATGTAAAGAAGGTGGTTACGCACTGGCGGCTGTAAATTGCGTGGGGACCAATTCTGTCAATGCAGTGATGGAAGCGGCCGCAAAAAATAAGAGCGATGTCATAATCCAGTTGTCAAATGGCGGAAGTCAGTTTTATGCGGGTCAGGGAATGGAAGATACTTTTCAGGCAAAAGTACTTGGTGCCGTTTCTGCAGCGCAGCATGTGCATTTGCTTGCGGAACATTATGGAGTTTGTGTTGTTCTTCACACTGACCATGCTAACCGTAAACTGGTTCCATGGGTTGATGCTCTTGTTGATCATTCCGAACATTATTATAAGCAGCATGGGAAGGCCCTCTATAGCTCGCATATGCTTGATCTGTCAGAAGAGGCCATTGACGAAAATTTGAACGAATGTGCCCGTATGCTTGAGCGTATGTCAAAAATCAATATGAGCCTGGAAATTGAACTGGGAATTACCGGCGGTGAAGAAGACGGCGTTGGCCATGATATTGAAGAAGGGGCAGACAGCTCGCATTTATATACGCAGCCGGAAGATGTGCTTAAAGCTTACGATCTTTTGACACCAATAGGTCATTTTTCTGTGGCGGCCTCCTTTGGCAATGTGCATGGGGTTTATAAACCGGGCAATGTGAAGCTTCGTCCGGAAATACTTAAAAACAGTCAGGCACTGGTCAGCAAAACCCATAGCACTGGAAGTAAGCCACTAAACCTCGTTTTTCATGGTGGGTCGGGTTCTGAAAAAGACAAGATTGCGGAAGCAATTTCATATGGTGTCTTTAAAATGAATATCGATACCGATACCCAATTTGCCTTTGCCAACGGTGTTGGAAAATATGTTGACGAGCATGGAAATGCCTTCAAATTTCAGATTGATCCGGATGACGGTACACCGCTAAAGAAATTTTATGATCCTCGTAAATGGCTCAGAGCAGGGGAGCAGTCCTTTGTCGCTCGTCTTGATGAAGCGTTCGAAGACCTTGGATCAGCTGGACGGTCATTGGCAAAATAG
- the rplQ gene encoding 50S ribosomal protein L17 — MRHRKAGRKLNKTSSHRKAMFANMASALIKHEQIITTLPKAKELRPIVERLITLGKRGSLHARRQAISKLPASDKEIVQKLFDVLADRYKERNGGYTRVLKAGFRHGDAAPVAVIEFVDRDESAKGLNSGPVFDDIEEEAVA, encoded by the coding sequence ATGCGCCATCGTAAAGCTGGGCGTAAGCTTAATAAAACTAGTAGCCATCGTAAAGCAATGTTTGCCAATATGGCTTCAGCGCTGATTAAGCATGAGCAAATTATAACAACGCTTCCTAAAGCAAAAGAACTTCGTCCGATTGTCGAACGTCTTATCACTTTGGGTAAACGCGGATCACTTCATGCACGTCGTCAGGCAATTTCAAAACTGCCTGCGTCTGATAAGGAAATCGTCCAAAAACTGTTCGATGTACTTGCTGATCGTTATAAAGAACGCAATGGTGGTTATACACGCGTGCTTAAAGCTGGTTTCCGTCATGGCGATGCCGCCCCGGTTGCTGTTATTGAGTTTGTTGACCGTGATGAGTCTGCAAAAGGCCTAAATAGCGGTCCTGTCTTTGATGATATTGAAGAAGAAGCAGTCGCTTAA
- a CDS encoding HAD-IA family hydrolase encodes MMSSDLKLAIFDCDGTLVDGQHMIISSMKMASERCNIPYPGDEPVRRIVGLSLYEAITRVYPDLKEIDHGRLQKEFIEHFQFLRTLDDQHEPLYDGVREVILELDKMGILLGIATGKSSRGLKKTLHNHGLDGHFVTLNTADDGPGKPDPSMINVALAETGVKKENAVMIGDTTYDMIMAKQAGVRSVGVTWGYHETHELISSGAHHIISHISELVELMKE; translated from the coding sequence ATGATGTCTAGTGATCTGAAGCTGGCGATATTTGATTGTGATGGAACGCTGGTCGATGGTCAGCATATGATTATAAGTTCCATGAAAATGGCCAGTGAGAGATGCAATATTCCTTATCCCGGTGATGAGCCGGTCAGACGAATTGTCGGGCTTTCACTATATGAAGCGATTACACGGGTTTATCCTGACCTAAAGGAAATTGACCATGGTCGGCTGCAGAAGGAATTTATTGAACATTTCCAGTTTTTAAGAACGCTGGATGATCAGCATGAGCCTTTATATGATGGCGTAAGAGAAGTGATCCTCGAACTTGATAAGATGGGAATATTGCTTGGGATCGCGACGGGTAAGTCTTCAAGAGGTTTAAAAAAGACACTTCATAATCACGGGCTTGACGGACATTTTGTTACCTTGAATACGGCCGATGATGGTCCGGGGAAACCCGACCCGTCCATGATTAATGTCGCCCTTGCAGAAACCGGTGTCAAAAAAGAAAATGCAGTGATGATCGGTGATACCACCTATGATATGATTATGGCAAAACAGGCCGGCGTCAGATCGGTCGGTGTAACATGGGGCTATCATGAAACACATGAGCTAATATCGTCTGGAGCCCATCATATTATCAGTCATATTTCCGAACTTGTCGAATTGATGAAAGAGTAA